The proteins below are encoded in one region of Deinococcus metalli:
- a CDS encoding SIS domain-containing protein, producing the protein MRAEPRMLVEAREAPEVVERQAADRAAVEEVARAVLAYGPAFVVTLARGSSDHAATTLRYGLETHLRLPVVSAAPSVAGVYGADVEYRGALLLAVSQSGGSPDLVESLRRARRGGALTVALVNVLDSPLAHAADLVLPLHAGEERAVAATKSYLAALTLGARLLCALRPDAALAGALARLPDALREVIHGEALTRNAAALLAASERPLVLGRGLHGGVAAETALKLQETAGVGALAFSTSEFAHGPARLAEPGTLALCFQARDATARLTAATYAELRGYGADVLSIGAPVDGADATVPTPATGHTLTDPATSAVAAQLLIAHAALRRGQDPDAPPRLSKVTRTR; encoded by the coding sequence GTGAGGGCCGAGCCCCGGATGCTGGTGGAGGCGAGGGAAGCGCCGGAGGTCGTGGAGCGGCAGGCGGCGGACCGCGCGGCAGTCGAGGAGGTCGCCCGTGCGGTGCTGGCCTACGGCCCGGCCTTCGTGGTCACGCTGGCACGCGGGTCGTCGGACCACGCGGCCACCACGCTGCGCTACGGCCTGGAAACGCACCTGCGGCTGCCGGTGGTGAGCGCCGCCCCCAGCGTGGCGGGCGTGTACGGCGCGGACGTGGAGTACCGGGGCGCGCTGCTGCTCGCGGTCAGCCAGTCGGGCGGCAGTCCAGATCTGGTCGAGAGCCTGCGGCGGGCGCGGCGGGGCGGCGCGCTCACGGTCGCGCTGGTGAACGTCCTGGACAGCCCGCTGGCGCACGCGGCCGATCTGGTGCTGCCCCTGCACGCCGGCGAGGAGCGCGCGGTGGCCGCCACCAAGTCCTATCTGGCCGCCCTGACGCTGGGGGCACGGCTGCTCTGCGCCCTGCGCCCGGACGCGGCGCTGGCCGGCGCGCTGGCCCGGCTGCCGGACGCGCTGCGCGAGGTGATCCACGGCGAGGCGCTGACCCGGAATGCGGCTGCACTCCTGGCCGCGAGCGAGCGCCCGCTGGTGTTGGGGCGTGGCCTGCACGGCGGCGTGGCGGCCGAGACCGCCCTGAAGCTCCAGGAGACGGCGGGCGTGGGCGCGCTGGCCTTCTCGACCTCCGAGTTCGCGCACGGCCCCGCGCGGCTGGCCGAGCCCGGCACCCTGGCGCTGTGCTTCCAGGCGCGCGACGCGACCGCGCGCCTGACCGCCGCGACCTACGCGGAGCTGCGCGGCTACGGCGCGGACGTGCTGTCCATCGGCGCGCCCGTGGATGGCGCGGACGCCACCGTGCCCACGCCCGCGACCGGTCACACGCTGACGGACCCGGCGACCTCCGCGGTGGCCGCGCAGCTGCTGATCGCGCACGCGGCGCTGCGGCGCGGCCAGGACCCGGACGCGCCGCCACGCCTGTCGAAAGTCACGAGGACGCGCTGA
- the nagZ gene encoding beta-N-acetylhexosaminidase, with product MPDVNPERTLIIDLAGPELSPAEARWLRNHPVGGVCLFARNITTPERTARLVADIRGALERDVLIATDQEGGAVLRRLDVPAAPTPQGLGVLDDEHAAYHAGQVAARGLLELGINWNYAPSVDVNVDPLNPVIGERSFGADPERVAALGVAWARGSEDAGVLSAVKHFPGHGDTRVDSHLALPVVDKPRAALEAAEWVPFHAAVRAGLGSVMTAHILYPALDAEHPATLSPALLTGLLRREWGYGGVVVTDAMDMKAVADRYPDGQGAGLALSAGADAVLVCGHGDASLHDVHTRALDRAMRGGALTEARVAEAVARLDRAAARFPGTPRPYGAAQRDADARLVDGWAARMLTWHGEHVHFDPARPALLIAPTQPDVGGPYGDSVSGEALAEALRETLPRLSFVAADDPGAARAALDAQPDVPVLLATTGRWGVPDGTRVLAAHLTRRAAPALHLALWAPDAVEALPLPAVVTHGFRAANLRALAGALVRASA from the coding sequence ATGCCGGACGTGAACCCGGAACGCACCCTGATCATCGACCTCGCCGGACCGGAGCTGAGCCCCGCCGAGGCCCGCTGGCTGCGGAATCATCCCGTGGGCGGCGTGTGTCTGTTCGCGCGCAACATCACCACGCCGGAGCGCACCGCGCGGCTGGTGGCCGACATTCGAGGCGCCCTGGAACGCGACGTGCTGATCGCCACGGATCAGGAGGGCGGCGCGGTGCTGCGGCGGCTGGACGTGCCGGCCGCCCCCACGCCGCAGGGCCTGGGCGTGCTGGACGACGAGCACGCCGCGTACCACGCGGGGCAGGTCGCAGCGCGCGGCCTGCTGGAGCTGGGCATCAACTGGAACTACGCGCCCAGCGTGGACGTGAACGTCGACCCGCTGAACCCCGTGATCGGGGAGCGGTCGTTCGGCGCGGACCCGGAGCGCGTGGCCGCCCTGGGCGTCGCGTGGGCGCGCGGCAGCGAGGACGCAGGCGTCCTGAGCGCGGTCAAGCACTTCCCGGGCCACGGGGACACACGGGTGGACAGCCACCTGGCCCTGCCGGTCGTGGACAAGCCCCGCGCCGCGCTAGAGGCGGCCGAGTGGGTGCCGTTCCACGCGGCCGTGCGGGCGGGGTTGGGCAGCGTCATGACCGCACACATCCTGTACCCCGCGCTGGACGCCGAGCACCCCGCTACCCTGTCGCCCGCGCTGCTGACCGGTCTGCTGCGCCGGGAGTGGGGCTACGGCGGCGTGGTCGTCACGGACGCGATGGACATGAAGGCGGTGGCCGACCGCTACCCGGACGGACAGGGCGCGGGCCTCGCGCTGAGTGCCGGGGCGGACGCCGTGCTGGTGTGCGGACACGGAGATGCGAGCCTGCATGATGTCCACACGCGGGCGCTGGACCGGGCGATGCGGGGCGGCGCTCTGACCGAAGCGCGCGTGGCAGAAGCGGTGGCCCGGCTGGACCGCGCGGCGGCCCGCTTTCCCGGCACGCCCCGGCCGTACGGCGCGGCCCAGCGGGACGCCGATGCGCGGCTGGTGGACGGCTGGGCCGCGCGGATGCTCACGTGGCACGGCGAGCACGTCCACTTCGATCCCGCGCGGCCCGCGCTGCTGATCGCGCCCACGCAGCCGGACGTGGGCGGCCCCTACGGCGACAGCGTGAGCGGCGAGGCGCTGGCCGAGGCCCTGCGCGAGACGCTGCCCCGGCTGAGCTTCGTGGCCGCCGACGACCCCGGCGCGGCGCGGGCGGCGCTGGACGCGCAGCCGGACGTGCCGGTGCTGCTGGCGACGACGGGCCGCTGGGGCGTGCCGGACGGCACCCGCGTGCTGGCGGCCCACCTGACCCGCCGCGCCGCCCCGGCCCTGCACCTCGCGCTATGGGCGCCGGACGCGGTGGAGGCGCTGCCCCTGCCGGCCGTGGTCACGCACGGCTTCCGGGCGGCGAACCTGCGGGCGCTGGCGGGGGCGCTGGTGCGGGCGTCGGCCTAG
- a CDS encoding carbohydrate ABC transporter permease, whose amino-acid sequence MSAAATARPAARERPRVSWRRPLSLTLRYAVLIAILVFAIFPFVWTLAIALTDKTAGVSIYAFPASLLPRRITLHNFVDVYRTFHLGAYLWNSVSITVMTVIGTLVVSALAAYPLARFRFPGRNVIFSAIVATLVLPSETNFIVNTLTLKNLHLLGTHLGVVIPTVAGAFGIFLMRQAFLSIPSALLEAARLDGASELTILTRIMLPLTRPSLAALGIFTLVTTWNAYFWPMVVLSGAPERVPLSVAVLKLKGQFNYDPFNIAAGSLFMMLPVLIVFLLAQRLFLRGLEGAVK is encoded by the coding sequence GTGAGCGCCGCGGCCACGGCCCGCCCGGCCGCGCGGGAGCGGCCCCGCGTCAGCTGGCGGCGTCCGCTGTCGCTGACCCTGCGCTACGCCGTGCTGATCGCCATCCTGGTCTTCGCCATCTTTCCCTTCGTGTGGACGCTGGCGATCGCCCTGACCGACAAGACGGCGGGCGTGTCCATCTACGCCTTCCCGGCGAGCCTGCTGCCCCGGCGGATCACGCTGCATAACTTTGTGGACGTGTACCGCACCTTCCACCTGGGCGCGTACCTGTGGAACTCGGTGTCGATTACGGTCATGACAGTCATCGGCACGCTGGTCGTGTCGGCACTGGCGGCGTACCCGCTGGCGCGCTTCCGCTTTCCGGGCCGCAACGTGATCTTCTCGGCCATCGTGGCGACGCTGGTGCTGCCCAGCGAGACGAACTTCATCGTGAACACGCTGACGCTGAAGAACCTGCACCTGCTCGGCACGCACCTAGGCGTGGTGATTCCCACCGTTGCCGGGGCCTTCGGGATCTTCCTGATGCGGCAGGCGTTCCTGTCGATTCCCTCGGCGCTGCTGGAGGCCGCGCGGCTGGACGGCGCCTCCGAGCTGACCATCCTGACGCGGATCATGCTGCCGCTGACGCGCCCGAGTCTGGCGGCGCTGGGCATCTTCACGCTGGTCACCACGTGGAACGCGTACTTCTGGCCGATGGTGGTGCTGTCCGGCGCGCCGGAGCGGGTGCCGCTGAGCGTGGCGGTGCTCAAGCTCAAGGGCCAGTTCAACTACGATCCCTTCAACATCGCGGCCGGGTCGCTGTTCATGATGCTGCCGGTGCTGATCGTGTTCCTGCTCGCGCAGCGGCTGTTCCTGCGCGGCCTGGAAGGAGCGGTGAAGTGA
- a CDS encoding MurR/RpiR family transcriptional regulator: MSQTVPRPAPAQGVISRIRLHAHGLSPSLQRVAEHVVTHAETVVHQTITELATSVGVGEATITRLCHKLDFAGFHAFKIALAADVAGRETTPRAHPGDLAGQAAQVVKQTCRTLEDTGRLLDPLVMEDVAAALARAPRVDLTGQGNSGLVAQLFAHRLLRIGIAATAYTDPHQSAVSISTLPRGGVVIALSSSGSTIDTVQHLRLAQGHGHYTVAITHRASSPITRYAKAVLFTSTQEEPLTDSVLDTLASQTLVLEVLYAALLARRPEAAAMLRVTAESVVEKKY; this comes from the coding sequence ATGAGTCAGACCGTACCCCGCCCCGCGCCGGCGCAGGGCGTCATCAGCCGCATCCGCCTGCATGCCCACGGCCTGTCGCCGTCGCTGCAACGCGTTGCCGAGCACGTCGTCACGCACGCCGAGACGGTCGTGCACCAGACCATCACCGAACTCGCCACGTCCGTCGGCGTGGGCGAGGCGACCATCACGCGGCTGTGCCACAAACTGGACTTTGCGGGCTTCCACGCCTTCAAGATCGCGCTGGCCGCCGATGTCGCCGGCCGCGAAACCACGCCCCGCGCACACCCCGGCGACCTCGCCGGTCAGGCCGCGCAGGTCGTGAAACAGACGTGCCGCACGCTGGAAGATACGGGTCGCCTCCTCGACCCGCTGGTCATGGAAGACGTGGCTGCCGCGCTGGCCCGCGCGCCGCGCGTGGACCTCACGGGACAGGGCAACTCGGGCCTGGTCGCGCAGCTCTTCGCGCACCGGCTGCTGCGGATCGGGATCGCCGCGACCGCGTACACGGACCCGCACCAGTCGGCCGTCAGCATCTCCACCCTGCCGCGCGGCGGCGTGGTCATCGCGCTGTCCAGTTCCGGCAGCACCATCGACACCGTGCAGCACCTGCGGCTCGCACAGGGCCACGGCCACTACACCGTTGCCATCACGCACCGCGCCAGTTCGCCCATCACCCGCTACGCCAAGGCGGTGCTGTTCACCTCCACGCAGGAAGAACCGCTGACGGACTCCGTGCTGGACACGCTTGCCTCGCAGACGCTGGTGCTGGAAGTGCTGTACGCCGCCCTGCTCGCCCGCCGCCCGGAGGCCGCTGCGATGCTGCGCGTGACCGCCGAGAGCGTCGTCGAGAAGAAGTACTGA
- a CDS encoding carbohydrate ABC transporter permease → MRIPWRQTLMSYTFLAPALILLAVFTFYPLVYGAYLGFTEYTGARFAQGLGPKFTGLDNFRTLAGDPLFHTAIWNSVRYLLVVPVLQLASLAVAVLVNKELPGMTWFRAAYYVPVVTSVSLAAVMFEWVFNREGVLNWVLTSLHLTTPQKAIGWLNSETWAFFAVMLVTFWRGFGYYMVLYLAGLQTIPQELEEAAVLDGANPWQRFWRVTVPLMRPTILLCTLLSTIAALRVLEEVLVLTNGGPLNSTYTALMYVYAKAFQGFDFNYGLASAAGLVVAAVALIISAVNFRLFRTDDVAEGA, encoded by the coding sequence ATGCGTATTCCCTGGCGTCAGACGCTGATGTCGTACACCTTCCTGGCCCCGGCGCTGATCCTGCTGGCGGTGTTCACGTTCTATCCGCTGGTGTACGGCGCGTACCTGGGCTTCACGGAGTACACCGGGGCGCGCTTCGCGCAGGGGCTGGGGCCGAAGTTCACGGGCCTGGACAACTTCCGCACGCTGGCGGGCGATCCGCTGTTCCACACGGCGATCTGGAACTCGGTGCGCTACCTGCTGGTGGTGCCGGTGCTGCAACTGGCGTCGCTGGCGGTGGCGGTGCTGGTGAACAAGGAGTTGCCGGGCATGACGTGGTTCCGCGCGGCGTACTACGTGCCGGTGGTCACGTCGGTGTCGCTGGCGGCGGTGATGTTCGAGTGGGTCTTCAACCGCGAGGGCGTGCTGAACTGGGTGCTGACCTCGCTGCACCTGACCACGCCGCAGAAGGCCATCGGCTGGCTGAACTCCGAGACGTGGGCGTTCTTCGCGGTGATGCTGGTGACGTTCTGGCGCGGCTTCGGGTACTACATGGTGCTGTACCTGGCGGGCCTCCAGACCATTCCGCAGGAGCTGGAGGAAGCGGCCGTGCTGGACGGGGCGAACCCGTGGCAGCGCTTCTGGCGGGTGACGGTACCGCTGATGCGCCCGACCATCCTGCTGTGCACGCTGCTGTCAACCATCGCGGCGCTGCGGGTGCTGGAGGAGGTGCTGGTGCTCACGAACGGCGGGCCGCTGAACTCCACCTACACGGCACTGATGTACGTGTACGCCAAGGCCTTCCAGGGCTTTGACTTCAACTACGGACTGGCGAGCGCAGCGGGCCTGGTCGTGGCGGCGGTGGCGCTGATCATCTCGGCCGTGAACTTCCGGCTGTTCCGCACCGACGACGTCGCGGAGGGCGCGTGA
- a CDS encoding DUF1622 domain-containing protein, with the protein MESAFGQFETAVQQFTLILATGVEAASGLVVGVAVIEAVWRSVLLFTLRRGLPETQKEAIRLRLGRWLAVVLEFLLAADILRTAVAPTWSDIGKLAAIAGIRTALNYFLSREVQAADRDVPDRAVPPGVPGDRASP; encoded by the coding sequence ATGGAAAGCGCGTTCGGTCAGTTCGAGACGGCCGTGCAGCAGTTCACGCTGATCCTGGCGACCGGGGTGGAGGCGGCCTCTGGCCTCGTGGTGGGCGTGGCGGTGATCGAGGCGGTGTGGCGCTCGGTCCTGCTGTTCACGCTGCGCCGCGGCCTGCCCGAAACGCAGAAGGAGGCGATCCGCCTGCGCCTGGGCCGCTGGCTGGCCGTGGTGCTGGAATTCCTGCTGGCCGCCGACATCCTGCGCACCGCGGTGGCCCCCACGTGGAGTGACATCGGCAAGCTCGCCGCCATCGCCGGCATCCGCACCGCCCTGAACTACTTCCTGTCGCGCGAGGTGCAGGCCGCCGACCGGGATGTGCCGGACCGGGCCGTGCCGCCGGGCGTGCCGGGCGACCGGGCATCGCCGTGA
- a CDS encoding ABC transporter substrate-binding protein, translating into MKRTLTALTLALGLSAAASAQAQTTVTFWTWYLSPKFDDYIKTTIAAFEKANPDIKVNWADKQDSMVQDFISSVNLGNAPDVVNLNIDETQKAAQNGFLRAASDLTSAATLKATFYPQSLANFTSGGKVYAYPWYGWLNEGVLLYNPDLFKKAGLTRAPRTTSELIADAKIVKDKTGAYAWVPALKDPNTASFLGYFYAEGLPIYAADGKAAFNTPAHAALLSQFVDLYKGGYVPEDAVRREAFQLATELYGQNRVAMIIGGPQALTRIKDTNPNLYASTVVTSAPLGKANVQTGGSMALVVPTASKNPAAAAKLAAYFTNNANQLAFAKVVSVVPTTLGAQTSTQFKTSSTDPVAKATALVGASGRYINPGYKAPGNSDDLYKNFNDNIEAALLGKKTAQQALTDAVTYWNANMKK; encoded by the coding sequence ATGAAACGCACCCTGACTGCCCTGACCCTTGCCCTCGGCCTCTCTGCCGCCGCCTCCGCGCAGGCACAGACCACCGTGACGTTCTGGACGTGGTACCTGAGCCCCAAGTTCGACGACTACATCAAGACCACCATCGCGGCCTTCGAGAAGGCCAACCCCGACATCAAGGTGAACTGGGCCGACAAGCAGGACTCGATGGTGCAGGACTTCATCTCCAGCGTGAACCTCGGCAACGCGCCGGACGTGGTGAACCTGAACATCGACGAGACGCAGAAGGCCGCGCAGAACGGCTTCCTGCGCGCCGCCAGCGACCTGACCAGCGCGGCCACGCTCAAGGCCACCTTCTACCCGCAGAGCCTGGCGAACTTCACGTCCGGCGGCAAGGTCTACGCCTACCCGTGGTACGGCTGGCTGAACGAGGGCGTGCTGCTGTACAACCCCGACCTGTTCAAGAAGGCCGGCCTGACCCGCGCCCCGCGCACCACCAGCGAACTCATCGCGGACGCCAAGATCGTCAAGGACAAGACCGGCGCGTACGCGTGGGTGCCGGCCCTGAAGGACCCCAACACGGCGTCGTTCCTGGGCTACTTCTACGCCGAGGGCCTGCCCATCTATGCCGCCGACGGCAAGGCCGCATTCAACACCCCGGCCCACGCCGCGCTGCTGTCGCAGTTCGTGGATCTGTACAAGGGTGGCTACGTCCCCGAGGACGCCGTGCGCCGTGAAGCCTTCCAGCTCGCCACGGAACTGTACGGCCAGAACCGCGTCGCCATGATCATCGGCGGCCCGCAGGCCCTGACGCGCATCAAGGACACCAACCCGAACCTGTACGCCAGCACCGTCGTGACCAGCGCGCCGCTGGGCAAGGCGAACGTGCAGACCGGCGGCAGCATGGCCCTGGTCGTGCCCACCGCCAGCAAGAACCCCGCCGCCGCCGCCAAGCTGGCCGCGTACTTCACGAACAACGCCAACCAGCTCGCCTTCGCCAAGGTCGTGTCGGTCGTGCCGACCACACTGGGCGCGCAGACCAGCACGCAGTTCAAGACCAGCAGCACCGACCCGGTCGCCAAGGCCACGGCGCTCGTCGGCGCGTCCGGCCGCTACATCAACCCCGGCTACAAGGCGCCGGGCAACAGCGACGACCTGTACAAGAACTTCAACGACAACATCGAGGCCGCGCTGCTCGGCAAGAAGACCGCCCAGCAGGCCCTGACCGACGCGGTCACCTACTGGAACGCGAACATGAAGAAGTAA
- the dnaK gene encoding molecular chaperone DnaK translates to MAKAVGIDLGTTNSVIAVMEGGRPEVIVNAEGARTTPSVVAYKGDERLVGQIARRQAALNPAATLFEVKRFIGRRWDEVKEEAGRSPFTVKEGPGGSVRITVDGKDLAPEQVSAEVLRKLVTDASNKLGQKITDAVITVPAYFDNSQREATRQAGEIAGLNVLRVINEPTAAALAYGLEKKGNETVLVFDLGGGTFDVTILELGDGVFEVKSTAGDTHLGGADFDHRIVDWLAGEFQKEHNFDLRKDKQALQRLIEAAEKAKIELSNASETSISLPFITFDPETRTPMHLERTLSRAKFEELTGDLLRRVRKPVEQALADAKLDASKIDEVILVGGSTRIPAVKRIVQDITGKTPNESVNPDEAVALGAAVQAGIIQGDSALGDIVLVDVTPLTLGVEVKGGMIAPMITRNTTVPAKKTEIYTTAENNQPGVEIVVLQGERPMAADNKPLGRFKLEGIPPMRAGQPQIEVTFDIDANGILHVTAKEKQSGKEASIRIENTTTLDKTDVERMVKEAEQNADADKKRREKVEKRNTLDSLRVQALGQIEENAGAPQDAKDKLKAAADEAEEAVRLDDDARIESAQKTLEEELRSFMTAAQQAGQGQPEGQPAGKADDDVIDADFKPAE, encoded by the coding sequence ATGGCTAAAGCTGTCGGAATCGATCTTGGTACCACCAACTCCGTGATCGCCGTGATGGAAGGCGGTCGCCCCGAAGTCATCGTCAACGCCGAGGGCGCGCGCACCACGCCCAGCGTCGTTGCTTATAAGGGCGACGAACGCCTCGTCGGGCAGATCGCCCGCCGTCAGGCGGCCCTGAACCCCGCCGCCACCCTCTTCGAGGTCAAGCGCTTCATCGGCCGCCGCTGGGACGAAGTGAAGGAAGAAGCCGGACGCAGCCCCTTCACCGTCAAGGAAGGCCCCGGCGGCTCGGTGCGCATCACCGTCGACGGCAAGGACCTTGCGCCCGAGCAGGTCAGCGCCGAGGTGCTGCGCAAGCTGGTGACCGACGCCAGCAACAAGCTGGGGCAGAAGATCACCGACGCCGTGATCACCGTGCCCGCGTACTTTGACAACTCCCAGCGCGAAGCGACCCGTCAGGCGGGCGAGATCGCGGGCCTGAACGTGCTGCGCGTGATCAACGAGCCCACTGCCGCCGCGCTCGCGTACGGCCTGGAGAAGAAGGGCAACGAGACCGTGCTCGTCTTCGACCTGGGGGGCGGCACCTTTGACGTGACCATCTTGGAACTCGGTGACGGCGTGTTCGAGGTGAAGTCCACCGCCGGCGACACCCACCTGGGCGGCGCGGACTTCGACCACCGCATCGTGGACTGGCTGGCGGGCGAGTTCCAGAAGGAACACAACTTCGACCTGCGCAAGGACAAGCAGGCCCTCCAGCGCCTGATCGAAGCGGCCGAAAAGGCCAAGATCGAGCTCTCCAACGCCAGCGAGACCAGCATCAGCCTGCCCTTCATTACCTTCGACCCGGAAACGCGCACCCCCATGCACCTGGAACGCACGCTCTCCCGCGCGAAGTTCGAGGAACTGACCGGCGACCTGCTGCGCCGCGTGCGCAAGCCCGTCGAGCAGGCCCTGGCCGACGCCAAGCTGGACGCCAGCAAGATCGACGAAGTGATCCTGGTGGGCGGCTCGACCCGCATCCCGGCGGTCAAGCGCATCGTGCAGGACATCACCGGCAAGACCCCCAACGAGTCCGTGAACCCCGACGAGGCCGTGGCGCTGGGCGCCGCCGTGCAGGCGGGCATCATCCAGGGCGACTCGGCGCTGGGCGACATCGTGCTGGTGGATGTCACGCCGCTCACGCTGGGCGTGGAGGTCAAGGGCGGCATGATCGCCCCCATGATCACCCGCAACACCACCGTGCCGGCCAAGAAGACCGAGATCTACACCACCGCCGAGAACAACCAGCCGGGCGTGGAGATCGTGGTGCTGCAGGGCGAGCGCCCCATGGCCGCCGACAACAAGCCGCTGGGCCGCTTCAAGCTCGAGGGCATTCCGCCCATGCGCGCCGGCCAGCCGCAGATCGAGGTCACCTTCGACATCGACGCCAACGGCATCCTGCACGTGACCGCCAAGGAAAAGCAGAGCGGCAAGGAAGCCAGCATCCGCATCGAGAACACCACCACGCTGGACAAGACCGACGTCGAGCGCATGGTGAAGGAAGCCGAGCAGAACGCCGACGCCGACAAGAAGCGCCGTGAGAAGGTCGAGAAGCGCAACACCCTGGATTCCCTGCGCGTGCAGGCCCTCGGGCAGATCGAGGAGAACGCCGGCGCGCCCCAGGACGCCAAGGACAAGCTCAAGGCCGCTGCCGACGAGGCCGAGGAAGCCGTGCGCCTGGACGACGACGCCCGGATCGAGAGCGCGCAGAAGACGCTGGAAGAGGAGCTGCGGTCCTTCATGACCGCCGCGCAGCAGGCCGGTCAGGGCCAGCCTGAAGGCCAGCCCGCCGGCAAGGCCGATGACGACGTGATCGACGCGGACTTCAAGCCGGCCGAGTAA
- a CDS encoding DUF1622 domain-containing protein has product MTFLSVLRLLIDVCGSVALVLALLASGWTLLRTRDPARTQRVILDGIVFALNLKTAATLLRTTELTTWSQIGMFAAIFALRTVLARVAQWERRSLSAVGPSAAA; this is encoded by the coding sequence GTGACGTTCCTGTCGGTCCTGCGGCTGCTGATCGACGTGTGCGGCAGCGTCGCCCTGGTGCTGGCGCTGCTGGCGAGCGGGTGGACACTCCTGCGCACCCGCGACCCCGCGCGCACGCAGCGGGTGATTCTGGACGGCATCGTGTTCGCCCTGAATCTGAAGACCGCCGCGACCCTGCTGCGGACGACCGAACTCACCACGTGGTCGCAGATCGGCATGTTCGCCGCGATCTTCGCGCTGAGAACGGTGCTGGCCCGGGTGGCACAGTGGGAGCGCCGGAGCCTGAGCGCTGTGGGGCCGTCCGCTGCGGCCTAG